The Erythrobacter insulae genome window below encodes:
- a CDS encoding Lrp/AsnC family transcriptional regulator, giving the protein MANLDEIDKRLLSELQAEGRVTNVELAQRVGLTAPPCLRRVRGLEEEGVIRGYHADLDPSKLGFAITVFAMVSLKSQAESALREFEDHMANLAEVRECHMLNGEIDFILKIVSQDLQSFQEFLTGKLTPAPNVESVKTSLTIRTSKHMPGVPL; this is encoded by the coding sequence ATGGCGAATCTGGACGAGATCGACAAACGGCTGTTGTCTGAATTGCAGGCCGAAGGGCGTGTTACCAATGTCGAACTGGCGCAGCGAGTAGGATTGACAGCGCCGCCCTGTTTACGGCGCGTGCGCGGGCTCGAGGAAGAGGGCGTTATCCGCGGCTATCACGCCGATCTTGACCCTTCGAAGCTGGGATTTGCGATCACCGTGTTTGCGATGGTCAGCCTGAAAAGTCAGGCGGAAAGCGCACTGCGCGAATTTGAGGATCACATGGCCAATCTTGCCGAAGTGCGCGAGTGCCATATGCTGAATGGCGAGATCGACTTTATTCTCAAAATCGTTAGCCAAGACCTTCAAAGTTTTCAGGAATTCCTGACCGGTAAACTGACGCCTGCGCCCAATGTCGAGAGTGTGAAAACCTCTTTGACGATCCGGACATCCAAACATATGCCCGGTGTTCCGCTCTAA
- a CDS encoding histidine kinase dimerization/phospho-acceptor domain-containing protein, protein MFFDDRLATVLRQRTTSEAGARTQFRQLLDILGNRKFAPQDDRSASLIAAAWMRMDALAEELPAADRAAMIRETGWRFRSPDLAAHLADHEPEVASAALNRAQLSAEDWETLIPRLPVRARGFLRLRRDLPVDTDVLLERLGIHDRGLPSPSAPVKDTDAGENEPIANIPVEIEQAQSGSFEQDELSPIHDPAQTGAANAMPPFDANDTGRSEISALVERIAQFRRTRESTPMDAERSPKLPLGLDESHAAGVRRITAFGFTADPAGRIEWAETEAAAMVIGTRLVPLPILGSRDSESPLERSFYRRLPITQATFEMRGADAVAGEWIVDAQPSFTDDGSFSGYIGRFRRPAFDHSAASGPAAREADRIRQLLHELRTPVTAVQGYAEVIQQQLFGPAPHDYRALAAAIAADAARILSGFEELDRLAKLETGAMVMEPGEADLSALAYATSNQLGQVLSARMAGIDFEDEPEGPIFIALHTDDAESLLWRLLATLGGSCASGEMLIAALETGHSEARLTCELPAQLMAEDDIFAAEVKPISSTINAGLFGAGFALRLARAEAQAAGGKLTVNDDTLTLTLPLLTARQALPSHSECDEQDNAA, encoded by the coding sequence ATGTTTTTTGATGACCGCCTCGCAACTGTGCTGCGTCAACGCACCACGAGCGAAGCGGGCGCACGCACGCAATTCAGGCAATTGCTGGACATTCTGGGCAACCGCAAATTCGCACCACAAGATGACCGCTCGGCCAGCTTGATCGCTGCTGCGTGGATGCGCATGGATGCGCTGGCAGAGGAGCTTCCAGCAGCAGACAGAGCCGCGATGATCCGGGAAACGGGATGGCGGTTCCGCAGCCCCGATCTCGCAGCGCATCTGGCCGATCATGAACCCGAAGTCGCCTCCGCGGCGCTTAATCGGGCGCAGTTATCGGCAGAAGATTGGGAGACACTGATCCCGCGTCTGCCGGTTCGCGCTCGCGGTTTCCTGCGCCTCCGCAGGGATTTACCGGTCGATACTGATGTCCTGCTCGAACGGCTTGGAATTCATGATCGCGGGCTTCCGTCACCGTCTGCGCCTGTCAAAGACACAGATGCAGGCGAAAACGAACCCATTGCCAATATCCCGGTCGAAATCGAACAGGCCCAAAGCGGCAGCTTTGAACAAGACGAACTATCACCAATCCATGACCCGGCACAAACGGGTGCTGCGAACGCAATGCCCCCTTTTGATGCGAATGATACCGGACGCAGCGAGATTTCCGCTCTGGTCGAACGGATTGCGCAGTTTCGCAGGACCCGCGAATCCACACCGATGGATGCTGAACGTTCGCCAAAGCTGCCATTGGGTCTTGATGAAAGTCACGCTGCGGGCGTGCGGCGCATTACAGCTTTCGGATTTACCGCCGATCCTGCCGGACGGATTGAATGGGCAGAAACAGAAGCGGCCGCGATGGTCATCGGAACTCGCCTTGTGCCGTTACCCATATTGGGAAGCCGCGATAGCGAAAGCCCGCTAGAGCGCTCTTTCTACAGGCGGCTGCCGATAACGCAGGCGACTTTCGAGATGAGAGGCGCCGATGCGGTGGCCGGTGAATGGATTGTAGATGCGCAGCCCAGCTTTACCGATGATGGCAGTTTTTCCGGCTATATCGGCCGGTTTCGCAGACCGGCATTTGATCATTCCGCTGCATCGGGCCCGGCGGCTCGTGAAGCTGACCGAATCCGCCAATTGCTGCATGAATTGCGCACACCCGTAACCGCGGTTCAGGGATACGCCGAGGTCATTCAACAGCAATTGTTTGGCCCGGCTCCGCACGATTACCGCGCACTGGCCGCTGCGATTGCCGCAGATGCGGCACGGATCCTATCCGGTTTTGAAGAGCTCGACCGGCTGGCAAAGCTGGAAACGGGTGCCATGGTTATGGAGCCCGGCGAAGCCGATCTGTCCGCTCTGGCTTATGCGACCAGCAATCAGCTTGGCCAGGTGCTCAGCGCGAGGATGGCCGGCATTGATTTTGAGGATGAGCCCGAGGGCCCGATTTTCATCGCGCTGCATACAGACGACGCCGAATCGCTGTTGTGGCGTTTACTGGCGACACTCGGTGGAAGCTGCGCGTCCGGTGAGATGTTGATCGCAGCATTGGAAACTGGCCATAGCGAAGCGCGCTTGACGTGCGAGCTGCCGGCACAGTTGATGGCAGAAGACGATATCTTTGCCGCTGAAGTGAAACCGATCAGTTCAACAATCAATGCCGGTCTGTTCGGTGCCGGATTTGCCCTGCGGCTGGCGCGGGCTGAGGCGCAGGCCGCTGGCGGCAAGCTGACCGTAAACGATGACACGTTGACACTTACCCTGCCGCTCTTGACCGCCAGACAGGCGCTGCCTAGCCATTCAGAGTGCGATGAACAGGATAATGCGGCCTGA
- a CDS encoding polysaccharide deacetylase family protein, with protein sequence MAKRSMLAPPPGNAPANFASDFGQRVLLTVDTEEEFDWAAPFSRDDHGLQHTGQLARFQSVCEELGAHPVYLVDWPIAHDGRAVEIIGDALRRKTASIGMQLHGWVNPPFDEAVNTHNSFAGNLPPELEAAKFTALRDRIEHAFGTAPAIYRAGRYGVGPNTADLLKDNGFALDTSVRSLFDYSEQGGPDFTHHPAVPYWIDDESTVLELPVTSVYWGMLRQLGRQIHRAQRHMPTFFAAFSKLSLLERIALTPEGVTVEEALRGIDIALDDGLPLLILSFHSPSLAPGHTPYSRSDADVERIYDWFRQIYAYLDRRGVRSTTPNEIISSVKR encoded by the coding sequence ATGGCCAAACGCTCTATGCTGGCCCCGCCACCGGGAAATGCGCCCGCCAATTTTGCGAGTGATTTTGGACAGCGCGTTCTGTTGACGGTTGATACCGAGGAAGAATTTGACTGGGCCGCTCCGTTCAGCCGCGATGATCATGGCCTTCAACACACCGGCCAGCTGGCGCGGTTTCAAAGCGTATGCGAGGAATTGGGCGCGCATCCGGTCTATCTGGTCGACTGGCCGATAGCGCATGATGGGCGGGCGGTTGAAATCATCGGGGATGCACTGCGCCGCAAAACGGCGTCGATTGGGATGCAGCTGCATGGCTGGGTCAATCCGCCATTCGATGAAGCGGTGAACACTCACAATTCTTTTGCCGGTAATCTTCCGCCTGAACTGGAGGCGGCGAAATTCACCGCTTTGCGCGATCGGATCGAGCACGCGTTTGGCACTGCTCCGGCAATTTACCGTGCGGGCCGCTATGGAGTCGGTCCCAACACCGCCGATCTGCTTAAGGATAACGGTTTTGCATTGGACACATCGGTCCGGTCATTGTTCGATTATAGCGAACAAGGCGGGCCAGATTTCACGCACCACCCTGCTGTACCGTACTGGATTGATGACGAAAGCACCGTGCTCGAATTGCCCGTCACCAGCGTATATTGGGGTATGCTGCGCCAACTGGGCCGGCAGATTCACCGGGCACAGCGCCACATGCCCACATTCTTTGCCGCTTTTTCAAAACTGAGCCTGTTGGAACGCATCGCTCTGACGCCGGAGGGCGTTACCGTGGAAGAGGCGCTGCGCGGGATTGATATCGCGCTTGACGACGGGCTTCCTTTGCTCATCCTGTCTTTCCACAGTCCTTCGCTTGCACCGGGCCACACGCCATATTCGCGCAGCGACGCCGATGTGGAGCGAATCTATGACTGGTTCCGGCAAATTTACGCCTATCTTGACCGTCGCGGAGTGCGTTCGACGACGCCAAATGAAATTATTTCCTCAGTAAAACGCTAA
- a CDS encoding TonB-dependent receptor, whose product MKFTAKYLTSSAAGAVAFAAFYAAPAIAQDEDGATEGKVEEIIVTAQRREENLQDVPLSVTAISDDSLEALGSGGQDIRALSGRVPSLIVESSFGRTFPRFYIRGLGNTDFDFNAAQPVSLVYDDVVLENPILKGFPVFDMQQVEVLRGPQGTLFGRNTPAGIVKFDSVKPSDQPGGYAKVSFGRFNNLNAEAAVGGPLGEKINVRVSGLYQRQDNYVDNVLPSGTTEDAFGGFDEFAFRLQTEINPTDNFEILLTGQIRDLDGTARLFRANNFTRGQEGLNANFDRDVVSVDGQNEQSVKTQNASARVTWDVGPVSLISVTSFWSGTSTSVGDVDGGFGANFLPPNLFGPGEIPFTAETRDSIPNLEQFTQELRIASNGSGPLSYQAGVFYFDESLSILSENYSTLGDPFNAPGGINIVVSQQQESKALGLFGSVTFDVTDQLSITGGLRYNDDERDFVVVRSRDTQFPGFLQNPLGTVTRSVSDDTVTWDASVTYEASDDVNLYARVARGYRAPSIQGRILFPPATATPLEDGVSVADSETITSYEGGIKSTFLDGRARINLSGFLYDLNDAQLTAVGGNVNANRLINADNVRGYGFELDAQLIPVDNLYLTAGVSYNFNEIQDENLTTAACGGVRVDTFPDVSLCTVLDPIVTPAAPFSAAIVNIDGNSLPQSPRWIANWTARYEIPMGDGDFYIFTDWAYRSRINFFLYESIEFQDANQLEGGLRVGYETDSFEIAAFVRNITNDTSPVSGIDFNNLTAMVNEPRIWGVSTGVKF is encoded by the coding sequence ATGAAATTCACTGCGAAATATCTTACTTCATCCGCCGCCGGTGCGGTTGCATTTGCGGCCTTTTATGCTGCGCCCGCCATCGCACAGGATGAAGACGGCGCAACCGAAGGCAAAGTCGAAGAGATCATTGTTACCGCGCAGCGCCGCGAAGAAAACCTCCAGGATGTGCCTTTATCTGTCACCGCGATCAGCGACGATTCGCTCGAAGCGCTTGGCAGCGGCGGTCAGGATATTCGCGCTTTGTCAGGCCGCGTGCCCAGCCTGATCGTGGAATCATCGTTCGGTCGGACTTTCCCGCGCTTTTACATTCGCGGCCTTGGCAATACCGATTTCGATTTCAACGCAGCCCAGCCGGTTAGCCTGGTTTATGATGATGTCGTCCTCGAAAACCCGATCCTCAAGGGCTTTCCGGTTTTCGATATGCAACAGGTCGAAGTGTTGCGCGGCCCGCAGGGCACCTTGTTTGGCCGCAACACACCGGCAGGCATTGTCAAATTCGATTCCGTCAAACCAAGCGATCAGCCCGGCGGCTATGCAAAGGTTTCATTCGGACGCTTCAACAACCTGAATGCGGAAGCAGCCGTTGGCGGACCGCTTGGTGAAAAGATCAATGTCCGCGTATCCGGCCTGTATCAACGGCAGGATAATTATGTCGACAATGTCTTGCCATCAGGGACAACCGAGGATGCGTTTGGCGGATTTGATGAATTTGCGTTCCGTCTTCAGACCGAAATCAATCCGACGGACAATTTTGAAATACTCCTCACCGGTCAAATTCGGGACCTTGATGGTACAGCGCGTTTGTTCCGGGCAAACAATTTCACACGCGGTCAGGAAGGGTTGAACGCAAACTTTGACCGCGATGTCGTGTCGGTTGATGGCCAGAATGAACAATCGGTCAAAACTCAAAACGCCTCTGCTCGTGTTACATGGGATGTCGGGCCGGTGTCCCTGATTTCTGTCACCAGCTTCTGGAGTGGTACGTCCACCTCCGTCGGCGATGTCGATGGCGGTTTTGGTGCGAATTTCCTGCCGCCAAACCTGTTTGGTCCGGGCGAGATCCCGTTCACTGCAGAAACGCGGGATTCGATCCCGAACCTTGAACAATTCACGCAGGAATTGCGCATTGCCAGCAATGGCAGCGGCCCGCTCAGCTATCAGGCTGGCGTGTTCTACTTTGACGAATCGCTTTCAATCCTGAGCGAAAACTATTCGACACTGGGCGATCCGTTCAATGCGCCAGGCGGCATCAACATTGTCGTATCGCAGCAACAGGAAAGCAAAGCGCTGGGTCTGTTTGGATCGGTAACATTTGATGTCACGGATCAGCTCAGCATCACCGGCGGGCTGCGCTATAATGATGATGAACGCGATTTCGTGGTCGTACGCAGCCGCGATACGCAGTTCCCAGGCTTTCTGCAGAACCCGCTCGGAACCGTAACCCGCTCTGTCAGCGACGATACTGTTACCTGGGATGCGAGTGTCACCTACGAAGCGAGTGATGACGTCAACCTGTATGCCCGCGTGGCGCGCGGCTACCGTGCACCGAGCATTCAGGGCCGGATCCTGTTTCCTCCGGCGACGGCAACTCCGCTGGAAGATGGTGTGTCCGTTGCTGATTCCGAAACCATCACTTCGTATGAAGGCGGCATCAAATCGACGTTCCTCGATGGCCGAGCACGGATCAACCTGTCGGGATTTTTGTATGATCTCAATGATGCACAGCTGACCGCCGTTGGCGGGAATGTGAATGCGAACCGGTTGATCAATGCGGACAATGTGCGTGGTTATGGATTTGAGCTCGACGCGCAATTGATCCCGGTCGACAATCTCTATCTCACTGCTGGCGTAAGCTATAACTTCAATGAGATTCAGGACGAAAATCTGACGACTGCGGCCTGCGGCGGAGTGCGTGTCGATACGTTCCCTGACGTTTCGCTGTGTACCGTCCTTGATCCGATTGTAACCCCGGCGGCTCCTTTCTCCGCTGCCATCGTGAATATTGACGGCAACAGTTTGCCACAATCGCCGCGCTGGATCGCCAATTGGACCGCCCGGTATGAAATCCCCATGGGTGACGGTGATTTCTACATCTTCACCGATTGGGCCTATCGTTCGCGGATCAATTTCTTCCTCTACGAATCGATCGAATTTCAAGACGCAAACCAGCTCGAGGGCGGTTTGAGAGTCGGCTATGAAACTGACAGTTTTGAAATCGCAGCATTCGTTCGGAACATAACGAACGACACCTCGCCGGTGAGCGGCATTGATTTCAACAACCTGACCGCGATGGTAAACGAGCCCCGCATCTGGGGCGTTTCGACCGGAGTGAAATTCTGA
- a CDS encoding M20/M25/M40 family metallo-hydrolase, producing MYKSALTLAALSSAISLSAQEPASVSLAEIADKALEQDTIAWDFVEGITTEVGPRQAGTEAEARARDWAMVWLNANGFDNVANEPFEMDTWVPGDVHRASVTAPYMQNLVVQPLGNSAATPEGGIEAQVVYFPTLDDLIAAPEGSLTGKIAFVSHEMRPSMDGSHYGYFGGARFAGPGIAAQKGAAAIVIKSVGTDLHRNPHTGTTRFPEGVSAIPAAALSVPDAQNLERMFERAGDAPLSLKLELNPRRLGMTMSGNVVGEIVGRNAALPPVLLACHIDSWWNAPGAFDDGAGCAIIAAAARNVRKAGQPLRTIRVLFAGAEEVGLFGSVAYSKAHIDEPIAVGLESDFGADRVWRFESNFRETNPDLHSLIAKSVARFGVADSSIRASGGADLNIVRDQKGAIIDLQQDGTRYFDLHHTPDDTLDKIDINQLRQNVAVWTTVVGILANEDRPILTGGVNPSAPAVMEQ from the coding sequence ATGTATAAATCAGCTCTTACGCTCGCCGCGCTTTCGTCCGCCATTTCGCTTTCTGCACAAGAACCTGCCTCGGTGTCGCTCGCCGAAATTGCAGATAAGGCCTTGGAGCAGGACACTATTGCGTGGGATTTTGTCGAAGGGATCACCACCGAAGTGGGACCGCGCCAAGCCGGGACAGAGGCCGAGGCCCGAGCTCGCGATTGGGCGATGGTTTGGCTGAACGCGAACGGGTTTGACAATGTCGCCAATGAACCGTTCGAGATGGACACATGGGTGCCGGGCGATGTTCACAGGGCCAGCGTCACTGCGCCTTACATGCAAAACCTTGTGGTTCAGCCGCTCGGAAACAGCGCGGCGACGCCCGAAGGCGGGATCGAGGCGCAGGTGGTGTATTTCCCCACGCTTGATGATCTGATCGCCGCACCGGAAGGCAGCCTGACCGGCAAAATCGCCTTTGTGAGCCACGAAATGCGCCCTTCGATGGATGGATCGCATTACGGATATTTCGGCGGCGCACGCTTTGCCGGCCCCGGTATCGCAGCGCAAAAAGGCGCTGCAGCCATTGTGATAAAATCGGTAGGCACCGATTTGCACCGCAACCCGCATACAGGCACAACCCGGTTTCCCGAAGGCGTATCGGCAATCCCCGCTGCGGCTCTGAGTGTGCCGGATGCACAAAATCTGGAGCGGATGTTTGAACGGGCCGGTGATGCCCCGCTTTCGCTTAAACTCGAACTCAATCCGCGCCGTCTGGGGATGACAATGAGCGGCAATGTTGTTGGCGAAATTGTTGGGCGGAATGCGGCTTTACCGCCGGTTCTGCTGGCCTGTCATATCGACAGCTGGTGGAATGCGCCGGGCGCGTTTGATGATGGCGCAGGCTGCGCGATTATCGCGGCCGCTGCGCGCAATGTCCGCAAAGCGGGGCAACCACTGCGCACGATCCGTGTCCTGTTTGCTGGCGCCGAAGAGGTCGGCCTGTTTGGCTCTGTTGCGTATAGCAAGGCGCATATTGATGAACCGATTGCTGTCGGGCTGGAAAGCGATTTTGGCGCGGACCGGGTCTGGCGATTTGAAAGCAATTTTCGCGAAACCAATCCCGATCTGCACAGCCTGATCGCGAAATCCGTTGCGCGATTTGGCGTTGCAGATTCGTCCATCCGTGCAAGCGGCGGGGCGGATCTCAATATTGTGCGCGATCAAAAAGGCGCGATCATTGATCTGCAGCAGGATGGAACCCGGTATTTCGACCTGCACCACACACCTGATGATACGCTTGATAAGATTGATATAAATCAGCTGCGTCAGAATGTGGCCGTCTGGACGACAGTCGTCGGAATTCTCGCCAACGAAGACAGGCCGATCCTGACCGGCGGGGTCAATCCGAGCGCTCCTGCGGTTATGGAGCAATAG
- a CDS encoding lysylphosphatidylglycerol synthase transmembrane domain-containing protein, protein MSEDAAPKAEAADDHPAVSHWRNMPRRTLTIALSILPIVALGNVAVLIYALGGINLSEKLKEPNLLGLVALLVFVPMIANSMRLALWARFLDLEFGFRKALKVITGTMVANSVTPSSTGGMPIKLLFLMGEGVDSRRSITLISFQAAEDTFITLAIVALCLGITGYAMFEFIGSDPLILARLDGTLRTASMIVLCVLLAIAAIAALIGAGVMGRRVREWTARLINRIKSHVAQIARDWASVFRQGKWLALINLGFSALQWLVRFSIAGLILLAFGVEWQPALFWLLQWLVQTISSIVPTPGGAGGAEAAFLLLFAPFVAIGVVVPAMSTWRLMHFYLPLVGAALTFFLLHRRDRARVKAAKDNEEIADPETGLPQPAE, encoded by the coding sequence GTGAGCGAGGACGCAGCTCCCAAGGCCGAAGCCGCGGATGATCACCCCGCTGTAAGCCACTGGCGCAACATGCCGCGCCGCACGCTGACGATTGCTCTGTCGATCCTGCCGATTGTTGCGCTCGGCAATGTGGCCGTGCTCATCTATGCGCTCGGCGGTATCAATCTGAGCGAGAAGCTTAAAGAACCGAATCTTCTGGGTCTGGTCGCTCTGCTCGTATTCGTGCCGATGATTGCCAATTCCATGCGTCTGGCACTGTGGGCGCGGTTTCTCGATCTGGAATTCGGTTTTCGCAAAGCTTTGAAAGTCATCACCGGAACGATGGTGGCCAATTCGGTCACGCCGTCTTCTACCGGCGGTATGCCAATCAAATTGTTGTTCCTGATGGGGGAGGGGGTTGATTCGCGCCGTTCTATCACGCTGATCTCATTTCAGGCGGCAGAGGACACTTTCATCACCCTCGCGATAGTTGCGCTGTGCCTTGGCATTACCGGTTATGCGATGTTCGAATTTATCGGCTCTGATCCGCTGATCCTCGCGCGGCTGGATGGGACTTTGCGCACGGCCAGTATGATTGTCCTGTGCGTCTTGCTGGCGATCGCGGCAATTGCTGCTTTAATCGGGGCGGGCGTTATGGGCCGCCGGGTGCGCGAATGGACCGCCCGGCTGATCAACCGGATCAAGTCCCATGTGGCGCAAATTGCTCGCGATTGGGCCAGCGTCTTTCGTCAGGGCAAATGGTTGGCGCTGATCAATCTTGGATTTTCCGCGCTCCAATGGTTGGTGCGTTTCTCCATCGCCGGGCTGATATTGCTCGCATTTGGCGTTGAATGGCAGCCTGCGCTGTTTTGGCTGCTGCAATGGCTGGTGCAGACCATCAGCTCAATCGTACCCACTCCAGGCGGCGCTGGCGGGGCTGAGGCGGCGTTTCTGCTGTTGTTCGCACCATTTGTCGCGATTGGCGTTGTCGTGCCTGCTATGAGCACGTGGCGGCTTATGCATTTCTATCTGCCGCTTGTCGGCGCGGCTCTTACATTCTTCCTGCTGCACCGGCGCGATCGCGCGCGGGTAAAGGCAGCCAAGGACAACGAAGAGATTGCCGATCCAGAAACCGGATTGCCGCAGCCAGCCGAATAG
- a CDS encoding glycosyltransferase, translating into MTPNRHASYSASTPVVGNALPENMLVCDLTQSWSASGGGGISTYLKEKRKYFLEHSDHRLLQIVPGPEDKITVEGRTIFAEVGAPQVWGSPNYRWINRNDKVFELLREYQPNIIESQCPWVLPWLAIRHRWRFPDTALVAGYRTDFPNAQIYRVMKDLSGHYPATFFKNLGYFYAWLTYNRFDRVYTLNREAERMLNNVGQKNTGLLGLGVNVDQFSRDHRDPDYRAKVGLPEGDGPLLIYAGRLDNEKRAYTLVDMFKNLPPDLGAGMVLLGEGKLRESLIEQSQGLPIAFPGYVTNRKDLATALASCDIYVSGMADETFGISVLEAQASGLPVVGVSGGAMPERVPDGTGLLGPVDDFISMANNVVKVWRGDYQSMRDRSVELANSHNRWKETFEQLINVEYVEALKGRDARRDGAIAEPLKRALSFS; encoded by the coding sequence ATGACGCCAAACCGTCACGCCAGTTACTCGGCTAGTACGCCGGTCGTGGGCAACGCTTTGCCTGAAAACATGCTCGTCTGCGACCTAACCCAAAGCTGGTCCGCGAGCGGGGGGGGCGGCATTTCGACCTACCTCAAGGAAAAACGTAAATATTTCCTCGAACATTCCGATCATCGACTGCTCCAGATTGTGCCCGGACCAGAAGATAAGATTACGGTTGAAGGTCGCACGATCTTTGCCGAAGTCGGCGCCCCTCAAGTGTGGGGCAGCCCCAATTATCGCTGGATCAATCGCAACGATAAAGTGTTCGAGCTTCTCCGCGAATACCAGCCTAACATTATCGAGAGCCAGTGCCCGTGGGTGCTGCCATGGCTGGCGATCCGCCACCGTTGGCGGTTTCCCGATACGGCCTTGGTTGCCGGGTATCGCACAGACTTTCCGAACGCACAGATATACCGTGTCATGAAAGACCTGTCGGGGCATTATCCGGCGACGTTTTTCAAAAACCTCGGCTATTTCTATGCGTGGTTGACATACAACCGGTTTGACCGCGTCTATACGCTCAATCGCGAAGCAGAGCGGATGCTCAACAATGTCGGGCAAAAGAATACCGGGTTGCTCGGCCTCGGGGTGAATGTCGATCAATTCTCACGCGATCACCGCGATCCCGATTACCGTGCCAAAGTGGGCCTGCCAGAGGGTGATGGCCCGCTGCTGATCTATGCCGGACGGCTCGACAATGAAAAACGCGCCTACACGCTGGTCGATATGTTCAAAAACCTTCCACCGGATTTGGGCGCGGGAATGGTTCTGCTGGGCGAAGGCAAGCTGCGTGAAAGCCTGATCGAGCAATCTCAGGGCCTTCCAATCGCATTTCCTGGCTATGTGACCAACCGAAAGGATCTTGCGACCGCGCTTGCCTCTTGCGACATTTATGTGAGCGGTATGGCCGATGAGACATTCGGTATTTCCGTTCTGGAAGCGCAGGCGTCCGGGCTTCCGGTTGTTGGCGTATCTGGCGGAGCAATGCCCGAACGCGTGCCGGACGGCACCGGTCTGCTTGGCCCGGTTGATGATTTTATCTCGATGGCCAACAATGTCGTGAAAGTGTGGCGCGGCGATTATCAGTCGATGCGAGATCGCTCGGTTGAGCTGGCCAATTCGCATAACCGTTGGAAAGAGACATTCGAACAGCTCATCAATGTCGAATATGTCGAAGCATTGAAAGGGCGTGATGCGCGCCGCGACGGGGCTATTGCCGAACCGCTTAAACGCGCATTGAGTTTTTCGTGA